The window TGTAGTGTTCAGCCATATACGCTACAGCTTTCTGTGCTGTGCTAAGTAGCAAAGAATTAGCCTTACATGCATTGCTAGCGACAAGGTGCTTCATGTACTGGTAGAAACCCCTATAATCCTTGGAGTGCAATACGTTATGCGCTGAGAAAAAACCGCAGCCTACCGATGCATTCTTCCTGTCCCAATATTTCCATAACCTCTGATATGCTCGGGGTGCTAAGCCTTCCAGCTATGGCTGCGCGCAGCAGGTGATAAACATCACTTATCACCACATCGTTGCTCTTTGTCCATTCCTTGATATACGAAGATAAAAAGTCTTTCGTCCAGGTTTTTGGCTCTATTTGTGACATTGCACCTACAAGTTTGGCTAGCAGCTCTGAACTTTTGAGAATAACTTGCTTTGCATCGTCATCAACGGAAATTGGTATATTTTGGACATAAAACACCGAATCTCTAGCGAGATCAGCCAGAGTCTTGGCCCTTTCCATGAGCTTTTTTACTCCCAAAGAAAGCCGAGCGAGTTTTGTTTCAGCAACGGTGTGGCCCAGTTCTTGTTCCAAAAACGGCAGCAGGAGCCCAAGAATCTCAAGCTCAGTTTTTTGGTTCATGTAGTGATGGTTTAAAAATAGCAGTTTTTTGCTGTCTAAGCACGAATGGGAAGTGCCGATTTTTTCTATCGAGAACAACTGAGTTGCACTCTGCATTGTTATAATTTCCTCATCCTTGTGGCTCCAACCCATGCGCAGCAGGTAGTTGCACACAGCCTCGGGCAAAAAACCAAGCTCCCGATACTCATGCACTCCCGGTGCACGGTTTCTTTTCGACAGTTTTGCTCCTCCTTCATCATGTATCAAGGGTATGTGGCAAAACTGGGGATTGTCCCAGCCCATAGCCTCGGCAAGCAACATTTGTTTTATCGTGTTTGTTATGTGGTCGGAACCCCTTATAATATGGGTAATGCACATGTCGTGGTCGTCCACTACCACTGCCAGCAGATATGTTGGGTGGCCATTTGACCGCAGTATGACCATATCATCAATCTGCTCACTGCTTACAGATATTTCCCCATATACTCCATCCGTAAACTTTATTTCCCTGTTTTCGGGGCTTTTAAGCCTCAAAACCCCAGCAGTGCCCGACTGTGCGTGATTTGCATCCCTTGATGGGCAGTGATGCCTGTAATGTTTACCCTCATTTTCGTGCCTCAGTTTTTCAGCAGCAATATCATATTCCGAACAATAGCAGTAATAAGCTTTGCCGCGCGCAAGCAACTCCTCTGCTACTTGTGTGTGGCGTTCTCTCCGCGCAGACTGGATCACTACATCTCGGTCATGATGCAGCCCAAGCCACGCCATGTCTTCGATAATAGACTGCGCAACGGTTTCGGAAGATCTTTCCTGGTCTGTATCCTCCATACGGAGCAGGAACTGGCCACCGTGGCGCCTGGCGAACAACCAATTGAACAGAGCAGTTCTCGCTCCACCCAGATGCAAGCTTCCGGTTGGAGACGGAGCAAACCTGGTAATAACGCGCACTATTTCGGCTCCACAAACCCAGGCAGGATGGTACAGCAAAAGTCCTAAAATGGCAATATAGGAGAAAAACGTTATGCCCGCAGTCGCACTTCTTCTGATTGACTAGGGTGAATTGGATGTGTATCCTCCCACCCCAACCACACAGCCCTGTCCATGGCTAGGGTGCTATTGAGGGTGTGTAGGGAGGCGAACCTCTTATTAGAGGGAAGTTGTGCAGTATTTTGATTCCTGGTGGCGCTGTAGTTAAATCAGTTTGGAGTACTGCTGAATATGGGTATGCTGCTTATGGTATGTAGTGCCATAGCAGCACTGTGTGTTGCAGTGGCTGTTGGTAGCCCATGGATGATTGCAGCTGTTGCATTGGCTGGTGTGATGGCTGCAGCATGTTCAGTGGTAACAGGGTTTTCTATAAGAGATTTAGTTAGATCTTGTAAGCAAGTTAAACAAGTAAAGGAAGAAGGATTAGTTACTGTTCAATCATTACAACCTGTTCTTACTCCTATAACTCCTAATATATCAGAGGTTGGTAAAAGGGTAGGTTATGGTATAACAGCTGCAGGTACTGCAGCTGCTGCTGGTGCAGGTGGTTATTTTGCAACGCAAGCTGTAGGTAATGGTGTGTTGGCTGGAGCCTCAGCTTATGCAAGTACAGTTGCTGCCGCCATAAAGGCTGCTGTTGCCAATGTGGTTGGGACTGGTACTGCAGTGGGAAAGGCAGTTGGGACTGCCTGGGGTGTTGGTGCAGGTGTGGTTACCGCTAGTGCCACTGTAAAAACTGCTGGTACTGCTGTAGGTAATGCTGCGCTGATTGCCGGTAAAACCGCCGCTGAAGCTGCTGTGGATGCTGTTGCTAAGATTGGTGTGGGTGCTAGTGCTGCCACAGCTGGTGAGGCGGCCGCTAAGGCTTTTGGTGCTGCTACAGGTGCCGAGGCTGTTGCCAAGGCTGCTGGTGCCACTAGTTGGGTTGCTGTTGGTGGGAAGGTTGCTGTTGGTGCTGGGAGTGGTGCTGATGTTGCTAAGGCTGTTGCTTATGGTGTGTCTGGGGAGGTTGCTAAGGAGGTTGGTTTAGGTAATGGTGTTCAGGGTTTGGCTGCTTGGACTTCTGCTGGTGTTGCTAAGGTTGGTGCTGAGGCTGGTGGTATCACTGTTGAGGCAAGTGGCGTTTATGCTGGTGTTGGTAGTGTGAGTGCTAAGGGTGTTGTATATGCTGAAGGTACTGTTGCAGTGTCTGGGACTGTAAGCGCTAAAGCCAGTGTATTGGGAGGTTGTGGTATAACTGCTAAGGCTGGCTTTGGTGCTGGGACTGCAAGTGCGGCTGCTGAGGGTGAGGTTACGGGTGGTGGTACTTGGGCTGCAGCCGTTACTATAACCGCAGGTGCAGCAGCACTAGCATTCATTCCTTATGCACTGATGGCATTTTCTATATTGGTCTCAGTATGTACAATCATTCAAACCATCGCTGATCTATATTCTGCTAAGGTTCCTGTAACTTCTAAATGCTTCTCTTCTGTTATAGATAACTATAAGGATACTAAAGACTATAAAGGTGGTCCTGATCTCTTAAATCATGATGAGATAGAAGACTATAAGCAGGAGAAAAAAGCAGGGATGAGAATGCTAAAATGGCTTACTCCTCCTCTTGCTGCTAGTCCAAAGTATAGATTGCTCATGGCTCTGGCTTGTATTGCCATAACTATCTGTGTTGCACTCTTGCTGCCACTAACTGCTCCAGAGCAAAACCCCTCATCAAAGTGTGGTAAGTCTACCTTAAATTCTTCCTTGCATGCTCTTGCTTCTCAAAGTGATTTCCTTGCTGCTGCCAGTGATCTTTATTCTGCTGTAACTTCTGATGGGGGCTGGGAACCTGTTCCTGCTGCACCCACTTTGAGCGCTAAGACTGCTAGGGCCCAAAGCTCCCTACAATTCGGGAGATTTGTCTGCAATTAGTGGCTTAGTTTTACAAAAGATGAAAATCGAGAGATTTTTTTGGTATAATTTCGCATACTACAGTTTAATTTGTTCAGGTATGTGATGTGTTCTGCGGTTATTCAAGAGCTGGAGAGTAAGAAATCTAAGCTCAAGTCTGGTGGTGGTGTGTCCCGAGTGGAGAAACAGCATAGCAAGGGCAAGCTCACCGCTAGGGAAAGACTTGAAGTTCTGCTTGATGAAGGCTCATTCCAGGAATACGGGGTGTTTGTGGAACACAGATCAGCCAACTTTGGCATGGACAAAGCAAAAATCTCGGGGGATGGTGTTGTCACCGGTTCTGGCACAATATATGGCCAGAGGGTGTGCGTGTACTCACAAGATTTTACGATATTCGGCGGCTCTCTGAGCGAAATGAACTCGAAAAAGATCTGCCACGTCATGGACATAGCTGCCAAGGTGGGGGTGCCCGTGATAGGCATTAACGATTCCGGAGGTGCCCGCATCCAGGAAGGGGTGGATTCTCTTGCCGGCTACGGTGAAATATTCCGTAGGAATGTTGAAATGTCCGGGGTAATCCCGCAGATATCTTTAATAATGGGTTCGTGTGCGGGTGGCGCAGTATACTCTCCCGCACTTACTGACTTTGTGTTCATGGTGCGCGGCAGCTCGTGTATGTTTGTTACCGGGCCAGACGTCATTAGAAAAGTCACGTTTGAAGAAGTTACCCAGGAAGACTTGGGTGGCTCTGCCGTACACACGAAGAAAACCGGAGTTGCCGATCGTGCTTTTAGTGACGAAATTGACGCGTTGTGCCAGATAAGGAAGTTCTTCTCGTTTATGCCTGCAAATAATAGGAGCTCTTCCAGATTCAGAGAGACAAGAGATGCTGTGGACAGAGAAAGCGAGTCTTTAAATACGCTGGTTCCGCATAGTAGCAGCACTCCGTACGACATGTACGAACTGATACACAAGGTGTGTGACGAGGGAGTGTTTTTTGAGCTAAAGCCAGATTTCGCAAAAAATATCATCACAGGGTTTGGCAGGATAGGCGGCCATACCGTGGGGTTTGTAGCAAATCAGCCGCTGCATCTGGCGGGGTGCTTGGATATTGATGCCTCTAGAAAGGCTGCCAGGTTCGTAAGATTTTGCGATGCATTTAACATACCGATTGTCACACTTATTGATGTGCCTGGGTTCATGCCGGGTGTGTCGCAGGAATATTCCGGCATAATAGCCCATGGTGCGAAGTTGCTATATGCCTATGCAGAGGCGACCGTGCCGAAAATAAGCGTCATTGTCCGCAAGGCCTATGGAGGTGCCTATATTGTGATGAATTCGAGGCACCTGTGCGGCGACGTCAACTATGCTTGGCCTAGTGCTGAGATAGCAGTCATGGGTTCGGAAGGCGCTGTTGGAATTATTTTCCGCCATGAAAAAGACCAGGAGTGTTTGCAAAGATTGGTGCAGGAATATAATGATAAGATAGTAAACCCCTACGTTGCAGCGTCGAGAGGGTTTATAGATGATGTCATAGTGCCGTCCTCCACCAGGAAACACCTGCACTCTGCTTTGAGCCTTTTGCGCGACAAACAAATCGCACGCACTTGGCGCAAGCACGATAACCTTCCTTTATAGCGCTGCCGTCTGCAGCATGTGGAGCTGTAGACGTGGGCCTAAGGGGGCCTAGTTGTGACGGCAATGCGGGTTGCTGCCCACGCAACAATGAGTGAGACGTACTTGATGCATTAGGCTCTGATTTTCCGAGCAGGTTGTTGGCTGTGGACTATGTGTATTACCGATGAGGTCGTGATTCTGGATGTTGCTGCCTTTGGAGGAACTGGCGCGTAGGTTGCCGTAGGTTATGGGTAAATGTGCGGAGCGCGCTAGGAGGAAATCTGCTGCAGTTTGTTTGCTTGGTCATCGGCGATGAGGGCATCGACAAATTCATCAAGATCTCCCTCTTTCATTATGTGCTCAAGCCTATATAGCGTCATGTTAATGCGGTGGTCGGTAATCCTGGACTGGAGGAAGTTGTAAGTCCGGATACGCTCCGAACGGTCCCCTGAACCTATCTGGCTTTTGCGCATTTTCGATATCTCATCTTCTATTTTTTGTTTTTCTAGGTTGTACAGCCTTGCCCTCAGAACTTTTAGAGCCTTGCTCTTGTTTTTGTGCTGGGATTTTTCATCCTGTTGGATCACCACTATGCCAGTTGGTATGTGCGTTATCCTAACGGCGCTGTCAGTCGTGTTTACTGACTGCCCTCCCGGCCCACTCGACCTGTAAACGTCTATTCTGAGGTCTTTTTCGTCAATTTTTAGATCTACCTCTTCAACCTCTGGCAACACAGCAACGGTTGCTGCGGAAGTGTGCAACCTGCCCGAAGATTCGGTTTCCGGTACGCGTTGCACTCTGTGCACGCCAGACTCAAACTTCAACCGCGCGAACACGTCTTTTCCTCCTATACACAGAGAGGCTTCCTTATATCCGCCAATGCCAGTAGTAGAGATGCCGATGGGCTCCACCTTCCACGACTTTCTCTCCGCATATTTTATATACATACGATACAGATCGCACACGAACAGCGCAGCTTCCTCCCCTCCGGTTCCAGCTCTGATTTCCAGAATCGCGCTGCGGGAGTCGTCCTTATCTTTTGGCAGTAGAGACAATTGCAGCTGGTGCTTTAATTTTGGAATTAACTTTTGCTTTGTGTACAACTCTTCCCTTGCCAGATGGACTAACTCCGCATCTGTATCTGTGCTGTTGATGAGCCCTTCTAGCTCTTCAATTTCTTTCTGCGCTGTCTGATATTCCTCAACCAGAGACATTATAGGTAGTAGGTCAGAATATTCCCTGGACGCAACAACGAAAGCCTGAACCCCAAGTGACTCAGGATCCGACAGCTGCTGTTTCAAGATACGAAATTTCTCGCACAACCCCTCAAGGCTGTCTTCAAAGCTCATAATTTTACCTGTACTTCATGGCTAGGGCAGCCGTTCAAAACCGCAAGCGCAAACCGCGGCCATATTAACATCTATGCAAAACATTGTAAATTTTTTGTGCTGTATGCCGCGCACGTGGATTAAAACAATCAATGCACTTTAGTAAGTTTCGCATGTGTGCAGGTGCATTCAGTGTTGTGACACGTTTCCACGCAGGTGGGGGCATGTGGAACAGTCATGGTGTTTGCTGAGATGTACTACCCGTTGCTATCAGAAAATCGCAAGTTTTTGATACTATACCTCCGCCGCGCAATGTACACTGGGTGCTGTGAAATTGTGGGCCGTGTATGTTGTCTAAGTGCAGGTTTGTTGCTGGAGTGCAAGATAAGCATTCCCTACCAGACTTTCAGGTGCCCGAGGTTGCTTTTGCAGGAAGGTCTAATGTTGGGAAGTCTAGCCTCATCAATGCAGTAACGAAAAACAAGAAAGGTGCCAGAGTGTCTTCCAATCCGGGGTCTACCCGGCAAATCAACTTTTACCTCAATGAAGGCGCACTTGCGCTTGTTGATCTTCCTGGCTACGGATACTCCAAAGCATCAAAAGAAAGCGCGAGTTCTTACATGTCGTTGGTGGAACACTACTTGCTGACTAGGGAAGCTTTACATAGGCTGGTTTTGCTTATAGATTCTAAAGTCGGGCTCAAGGAAGTAGATATGGATTTTATATCCTGGCTTGAGGAGCGCTGCATACACTACAGTTTGGTCCTGACTAAGATTGACAGATTGGCGTGCACGGAGTTTAACGACGTTCTGTCTGCCGTGCAGAGTAGGGTGAAGGGGTGTTGTATGTTGCTGCATCCAATAATTGGGACTAGCAGCAAGTCTGGAAAGGGGATAAAGGAGTTGGTTCATGAAGTCTCAAAATGTGTCAAAGAATGGCCAGGGGGGCGCGATGTCCGAGCTTAATGATGGTCAATTTTTGGGAAATAGTGAGTGGCTGCGTGACGTTAAAGTGTTGTCTGAATCTCTGCCCTACATACAGAGGTTTTCGGGGGAGACTTTTGTAATCAAATATGATGGAACCGCAATGAAGGACGCAAACCTTGCTGCGAGGTTTGCGAGTGATGTGGTGTTATTAAAGCAGGTTGGCATAAACCCGATTGTGGTGCATGGGGGTGACTACAAAGTTGAGGAAGTTTTAGCAAGATTTGGCAGGGAGTGCACTTTTGTTAACGGCCTGCGGGTTATGGATGTGGGGACTTTGGAAATCGCAGAGATGGTCCTGTCAGGCCTCGTAAACAAGGAGGTGGTTCAGCAGATAAACAATGCTGGGGGTTCCGCCGTAGGCGTGAGTGGCAAGGATGCTTGCTTGGTGGGAGCGAAAAAGATGTGCTGTACCCTGAGGGACGGAGGGCCGAACAATATAGAAAAAATCATGGATGTTGGGTTTGTAGGGGAGCCTAGTGAAGTCAATACAGACCTGCTATTCCTTCTTGAGGAGTCAGACTTTGTTCCGGTAATATCACCGGTGTGTAGTGGCACCAATGGGGCCACCTACATAGTGAACCCCGATCTTATGGCTGGTGCAATAGCTTCGGCCATGTCTGCAGCGAAACTTGTACTTTTGGCAGATGCTGCAGATTGCGTAAAAGATGCTCAGGGTTGTTTGTTGCGAGAGATCTCATCAGACGGAGCCGAGAAGCTTTTGCAAGATGAGGGAATGAGTGCAAATATGCTGCACAAGCTGCAGGCCTGTATAAAATTTTCCCGTGAAACATGTGGCACATCCCATATAGTCGATTGTGCCATACCTCATGTTTTGCTATTAGAACTATTTACGACGCACGGCACCGGTACAACACTCTGCTGTGAGTTCCGTGGGGAACAATAAGTTCGTCTCGCTTGTGCGCGGCTAAGCTTCCCTAAGCGCCTGGTTTCTCCCGTATGGTGTTGCTGTGGGTAACGTTGTGTGTATTCTCCCCTCGAGTTCTGTCCCGCAACTTGGCTTGGTATAGGTTTTTTGGGTGTGGTAGTGATCCGCGTGTAGCTGCTTTGTGGTTGTTTGTGCTTGAAATTTGTATACGCTTTACGTGTTGATAATAATCGGACTTATATGAACGAAAAAAAGGAAAGGGTTGCAGGGTGGTTTCACGAGTTGCGCGATAGGATTGTTGATCAATTTTTAGCGATCGAAGAGGAGTTTTCTGATAGCCGTCCGGAGATTAAGCGTAGGACCTGGGACAGAGAAGGTGGTGGAGGTGGTGAGTCAGTCGTGATTGTTGGCAAAGTGTTTGAGAAGGCTGGGGTAAACTTTTCAACGGTGTACGGCGTAATGGACGGTAACTTCGCGCGTGAGATACCTGGAGCGCAGGAGAGTGGGGGTGATTTTTGGGCGAGTGGCATTTCCGTGGTTGCACACATGCAGTCTCCATTTGTACCCGCGGTGCACATGAATACCAGGTTTATGTGCACTTCGAAAAGTTGGTTTGGTGGCGGCATGGATCTGACCCCTACATATTATGATGAAGATGACAAAACCACATTCCACGAGGGCATACGTGCTGCGTGCGATAAGTTTAATCCCGAATACTATCCCAAGTTTAAGCAAAGATGTGATGAGTATTTCTATCTCCCTCACAGAAAAGAAATGCGCGGTGTAGGCGGGATATTTTACGATAACCTATGCACTGGAAACTGGGAGCAGGATTTTGCATTCACGCAGGAGGTTGGAAAATGCTTTTTGCGGGTGTATTCTGCCATTGTCAGGAGAAACATGCACAAAACATGGGGGGCAGAGGAGCGTAATTTTCAATTATTGAAGCGTGGCAGGTACGTTGAGTTTAATCTTATATACGACAGAGGAACAAGATTCGGCCTCATGACCAATGGGAACCCGGATGCAATAATGATGTCCATGCCTCCTCTGGTGCGATGGGAATAGGCCAAGCCCGGTATGGGTTTTCCTAACGGTATGCGGGTTGGCCGATTTTAAGTTTTGTGCAGCAGGCCCAGCGTGCAGACATATAAATTCTGCCGGGGTTACATTGCCACCAAAGCACGGCTGTTCCAACTGCGTGTAACGGTATCTATCCCAGGACGCGCGGCCGGTTACAGTTGGCAAAATTGGTAAATATACTAAGAAATATGTTGAAGTTGTCATAATACATGATAGCATTATGCACGCTGAGCGCGAGTTTGTATAATATGTTGCGGGGTGATTGTGAACAGTAGGCAAGCGGTTGTAGTTGGGTCCGTTGCCGCTCTTGTGGTTACCTGCAGTGCACTTGCCTTTACGGGTGCGTCGTACATTGTGCGCAAATACAGCAAACAGGATGTGGACAAGCACATTATCATTTCGCTCTCCATTCATGGTGCGGTTTTGTGTTTAATTGGATTGTGCATATGTCTTTCTGCGCAGATGACGAGTACCTCTTACAGGTTCAATAATCTGTTACATAGAAACACGGTAAACCAGGCTCCACTACCGGGGTGCCTTACATCCGAGCGCAGGTTCAGAGAGGTATATGTTCCAAATTTAATTGAGATCGAGATGGGGTATCCTGAACGTAGTGTAGCTCGAGTGTCCGGGGCGCCGACGGTGCCGACGCCCAAGCGTGATGCAAGCACTGAGTGCTCGTTACCCGAAATAAGATGTCTGGATATCGTGCAGGTTGATATGGAGAGTTGTAGTGATGTTGTGGCATCTGACCGCGATAGTAACCGCGATAGTATACGCAGCGCCCCTCCGTCGCTATCATGGGGTTGAGGCACAATGCACCTTGTGCATTTGTGAACTGTATGTTCCGAAAACATGGGACTAGATACACGCATGTAGGCGTGTGCCCATCAGTGATTACCACTTCACAGTATTGTTTGCAGCTTCTGCTGCGCACGCTGTCCGGAGGAAGCCCCACCTTTTCGACTCTGGCTTGATGCAGACTCAAGGTAGGGCATCTTCTGCGCGCATTATTGCGCTTGCTCCGGTGTACTTTCTGAGCACGTCTGGGATAGTGATGGATCCATCTTCGTTCTGATAGTTCTCCATGATAGCGGCTATTGTCCTCCCGATAGCGAGTGCAGAACCGTTTAGGGTATGTACCAGTGTGGAGTGCTTTTTCTTGTTTTCGAAGAAGAAATACTTCGCTCCCATCCTTCGGGCTTGAAAATCCCTACAGTTTGAGCAGCTGGAAATCTCCCTATACTTGTCCTGGGCCGGCATCCACACTTCCAAGTCGTAAGAAATGCTTGCGGAAAACCCCATATCCCCTGAACATAATAGCATAACTCTATACGGGAGTTCTAGCCTCTTCAATACCTCTTCCGCGATTGAAGTCATCCTCTCAAGCTCAGCATTTGATGCGTCGCTTGTAGTAATACTAACGAGCTCCACCTTGCCAAATTGATGCTGTCGCATCATGCCCCGCGTATCTAGGCCGGCACTTCCAGCTTCTGCCCTAAAGCATTGGGAATATGCCGTAAATCTCATCGGCAAGGAGTCACGTGGGAGCGTTGTTCCCGATACCAGATTAGCCAGTGCAACTTCACTGGTCGGTGCAAGCCTGAAGTTGTTTGTAGTGCGGAAAGAATCATCGTGAAACTTTGGTAATTGACCCACGTTGTACATTGTGCGCTCGTTCACCAAGACCGGATGTGATATTTCTGTATACCCAAACTCCTTGGTGTGCATATCTAGCATAAAGCTTGCAAGTGCTCTCTCGAGCTCCGCAAGCTGACCTTTTAAAATGGAAAATCTGGCTCCAGACAGCACTGCGGCGCGCTTGAAATCCAACAAATTCAGCATTTCGCCAAGCTCATAATGGGGCCTGATACCAAAAGCGAAATCTCTCCTCTGTCCGTGTGACCGCACTTCAACGTTATGACTCTCATCTTTGCCTACCGGCACTATAGGGTCAGGGACATTAGGGAGGCTTTCAAGTAAGTTGGAAAGTTTCGTGTCCTCCTTAATACTGTGCTCAAGCGTTTCTATCTCTTCAGCCAGTTTCTTGGAGGCCTCGATTTGGGGTGTGCACTCGATTCCGCTACGCTTCAAGAGGGCCACCTCCCGCGTTACTGCGTTTCGTTGTTCTCGTAGGGAATACAAAGTAGACAGCTCCCCCCTCTTTTTTAGATCTAATTCGATGATTTTTTCCGCCTGCTCACCAAAGCCACGGGATATCATGGCCCTGTCAAACAGCTCAGGGTCTTTTTTAATAAGCTCAATGTCGTGCACTGGAATTCCTGAATCGCGCTTCAAAAGAACTTAGACATACTATATGATAAGCCCTACAATTGTAAGACCATTTTGTGTGGGGTAGCACTTATGACGCTGGATGTTACCTGGTATACAGTGTCTGTATTGGTGGTGGAAGCACTTTGCGTGTTCACTGCTACGTATATTTTTGCGCTGAAGACCCGGGTTTCATACCGCAGCTATGGCGAGGTTAGCACCGCAAAAAAGCATCTTGAGGAGAAACTTCAGGGTGCAGAACATGAAAATGCTTTTTTGAAGGAGGAAGTGCAGTCTTTGCAGCTCAAGTTGCAAGATGCCAAAGACAGGGCCTTGGTGCTTGAAGTTGAGAAAAAGAGTTTGGAGCAGGGCGGCGCGCAACTAGACAACTTTTTGAAGTGTGTTGATGAGCAGTGTAAGGTACACTTCGAAAACCTTGCGAATCGGATTTTTGATGAAAAAGTTGATAAATTAAATAAAATGTCGCGCGAGGGGTTGAGCGGAGTATTGGAGCCGGTAAAGGAGAATATGAAAGCCCTGAAGCGTGAACTGGAAGAGGCGTTTATCCAGCATGGTAAGGAGCAATTTTCGCTAAAGAACGAGATTCAGCGCATAATACTCGCCAATGAGAAGATTACACTTCAGGCTGAAGGGTTAGCCAACGCGCTTAAGGGAGAAGCAAAAATCCAGGGAAATTGGGGTGAGGTCATATTAGAAAGAGTGCTGGAAGATTCCGGCCTACGCAGAGGGCAGGATTATAAGCTGCACGGTGCAGGTATGGGCCTGCAGGGCGTTGAAGGAGGGGGAAAGCAATATCCAGATGTTGTGATACTTTTACCCGGCGATAAGCATATTATTGTGGATTCGAAAGTGTCACTAGTGCACTATGAGAAATACTGTTCAGAAAGGCAAGAAGATGCCCGGCTTACGCACCTCAAGCATTTTGTGGGCTCCGTAAGGGCACATATAAGTGACCTTTCCAGTAAGCGATACTCTGATGTTGAAGGCATTAATACCCCAGATTTTGTGCTGATGTTTATCCCGATAGAAAGCGCTTATTTTCTAGCCGTTCAGGCAGATGCCGAACTTCACAAATATGCGTGGTATCGTAAGATCGTGGTGGTTTGCCCATCTACGTTGTTGGCAACCCTGAAGACGGTTGAATCTTTGTGGAGGCTGGAGAACCAAAATCGCAACACACTGGAAATTGCCCGCCAAGGAGGGGCATTGTACGACAAGATTGCGTCTTTTATTCATGATATGCAAAAGTTAGGTAAGCAGATAGATACCGCTGGTAGCTCATACCGCGATGTGATGAAAAAGCTTTCTGAAGGGCATGGGAACATACTTGCTCGTACAAAAAGCCTGAAAAATCTGGGGGTGCGGACCTCAAAAAGCCTGGAAG of the Anaplasma centrale str. Israel genome contains:
- a CDS encoding DNA recombination protein RmuC: MTLDVTWYTVSVLVVEALCVFTATYIFALKTRVSYRSYGEVSTAKKHLEEKLQGAEHENAFLKEEVQSLQLKLQDAKDRALVLEVEKKSLEQGGAQLDNFLKCVDEQCKVHFENLANRIFDEKVDKLNKMSREGLSGVLEPVKENMKALKRELEEAFIQHGKEQFSLKNEIQRIILANEKITLQAEGLANALKGEAKIQGNWGEVILERVLEDSGLRRGQDYKLHGAGMGLQGVEGGGKQYPDVVILLPGDKHIIVDSKVSLVHYEKYCSERQEDARLTHLKHFVGSVRAHISDLSSKRYSDVEGINTPDFVLMFIPIESAYFLAVQADAELHKYAWYRKIVVVCPSTLLATLKTVESLWRLENQNRNTLEIARQGGALYDKIASFIHDMQKLGKQIDTAGSSYRDVMKKLSEGHGNILARTKSLKNLGVRTSKSLEVDAVDG